One window of the Magnolia sinica isolate HGM2019 chromosome 19, MsV1, whole genome shotgun sequence genome contains the following:
- the LOC131235190 gene encoding glyoxylase I 4-like encodes MGIEIERVVENESSSLPLLSLNHVSFVCKSVSRSVTFYEDVLGFVLIKRPSSFKFEGAWLFNYGIGIHLLECNSPSDIPDKKSVINPKDNHISFQCTDMLLVMKKLEEMGINYVTAVVEEGGVKVDQLFFHDPDGYMVEICNCDNLPILPLSSCPLKKLPYKELSPLYGKEVSKVRCAMGEENLMMENLVADMIYISF; translated from the exons atgggaattGAGATAGAGAGAGTAGTCGAAAATGAGAGTTCTTCCCTCCCACTGCTGTCGTTGAATCACGTGTCCTTCGTCTGCAAATCAGTGAGCAGATCAGTGACATTCTACGAAGatgtgttgggatttgtgctcaTCAAACGGCCATCCTCCTTCAAGTTCGAAGGGGCTTG GCTATTCAATTACGGGATCGGAATTCATTTGCTCGAATGCAATTCGCCGAGTGACATTCCTGATAAGAAAAGTGTGATTAATCCAAAAGACAACCACATTTCTTTCCAATGCACGGACATGCTACTGGTGATGAAGAAATTGGAAGAAATGGGCATTAACTATGTGACTGCAGTCGTTGAGGAAGGTGGAGTGAAGGTTGATCAGCTCTTCTTCCACGATCCGGATGGGTACATGGTTGAGATTTGCAATTGCGACAACTTACCCATCCTTCCGCTCTCTTCATGCCCCCTCAAGAAGCTCCCTTACAAGGAGTTGTCACCTCTTTATG GCAAGGAAGTTTCGAAGGTCCGGTGTGCAATGGGCGAAGAGAATCTCATGATGGAGAACTTGGTCGCGGACATGATTTATATATCATTCTAA